In the Peptoclostridium acidaminophilum DSM 3953 genome, one interval contains:
- the rny gene encoding ribonuclease Y, with amino-acid sequence MSVIDLVAAALAGTGIGGFAGYIMRKNVAEKKIGSAEDVAKKIIEDSKQEAVTIKKEKLLEAKEEIHRQRSESEREIKDRRNELQRFERRIIQKEETLDKKLDNVEKKEEALKGKFKDIQDKEAEVEAVKQQQLEKLESLSGLSSDQARELILTNAERKTRHEMSIMMKDIEHQAKDEADKKAREIITQAIQRCAADHVAETTVTVVNLPNDEMKGRIIGREGRNIRTLETLTGIDLIIDDTPEAVILSGFDPIRREVARIALEKLIVDGRIHPARIEEMIEKAKKEVEEIIKEEGEKATFETGVHGIHPELIKLIGRLKYRTSYGQNALKHAIEVSHLAGIMASELGADVKLAKRAGLLHDIGKAVDHEVEGTHVEIGMDLLKKYREPKDVIHAMSTHHGDYEAESVEAVLVTAADAVSAARPGARRETLESYIKRLEKLEEICNSFEGVDKSFAIQAGREVRIIVKPEAVADEEIYLMAKEVTSRIENELEYPGQIKVNVIRESRAIEYAK; translated from the coding sequence ATTAGCGTAATTGATTTAGTAGCAGCGGCTTTAGCTGGAACCGGAATAGGTGGCTTTGCAGGATATATAATGAGAAAGAATGTTGCCGAAAAGAAAATTGGCTCTGCAGAGGACGTGGCTAAAAAGATAATTGAAGACTCTAAGCAGGAAGCTGTAACTATAAAAAAGGAAAAGCTTTTAGAGGCTAAAGAGGAAATTCATAGGCAAAGAAGCGAAAGTGAAAGAGAAATCAAGGACAGAAGAAACGAGCTTCAAAGGTTCGAAAGAAGGATTATCCAGAAGGAAGAGACTCTTGACAAGAAGCTTGACAATGTGGAAAAGAAAGAGGAAGCACTCAAGGGTAAATTCAAGGATATCCAGGACAAAGAGGCTGAGGTTGAGGCAGTAAAGCAGCAACAGCTTGAAAAGCTGGAAAGCCTGTCAGGCCTTTCTTCCGATCAGGCAAGGGAACTCATACTCACAAATGCAGAGAGAAAGACAAGGCATGAGATGTCCATAATGATGAAGGACATAGAACACCAGGCCAAAGATGAGGCCGACAAGAAGGCAAGAGAAATAATCACTCAGGCTATACAAAGATGTGCTGCGGACCACGTAGCAGAGACAACAGTAACTGTTGTAAACCTTCCAAATGATGAAATGAAGGGAAGGATAATAGGAAGAGAGGGCAGAAACATAAGAACCCTCGAAACACTAACAGGAATAGACCTTATAATAGATGACACTCCTGAGGCTGTAATACTTTCGGGATTTGATCCAATTAGAAGAGAAGTTGCAAGAATAGCGCTTGAAAAACTTATTGTCGACGGCAGAATACACCCTGCCAGGATAGAAGAAATGATTGAGAAAGCAAAAAAAGAAGTCGAGGAGATAATAAAGGAAGAGGGCGAAAAGGCCACGTTTGAAACAGGCGTCCACGGTATACATCCAGAGCTTATAAAGCTTATAGGAAGGCTAAAATACAGGACAAGCTATGGTCAAAACGCGCTCAAGCATGCTATAGAGGTTTCACATCTGGCCGGAATAATGGCATCAGAGCTTGGAGCCGATGTAAAGCTGGCAAAAAGAGCAGGACTTCTGCATGACATAGGCAAGGCAGTAGACCATGAAGTAGAAGGAACGCACGTAGAGATAGGAATGGATCTTCTCAAAAAGTACAGGGAACCTAAGGACGTAATTCATGCGATGTCGACTCACCACGGCGACTACGAGGCTGAGAGCGTTGAGGCTGTGCTTGTGACAGCTGCAGATGCTGTATCGGCTGCAAGGCCTGGAGCAAGAAGAGAGACACTTGAGTCGTATATTAAAAGGCTTGAAAAACTTGAAGAAATCTGCAACTCATTTGAAGGAGTTGACAAGTCGTTTGCAATACAGGCAGGCAGAGAGGTAAGGATAATTGTCAAGCCTGAAGCTGTTGCGGACGAAGAGATATATCTTATGGCCAAGGAAGTTACATCCAGAATTGAAAATGAACTGGAGTATCCAGGACAGATAAAGGTCAATGTAATAAGAGAGAGCAGGGCAATAGAATACGCAAAATAG
- a CDS encoding undecaprenyl-diphosphate phosphatase: MHDILKSFILSLVEGVTEFLPISSTGHLILVNKWVQFSGSFSNSFNVIIQFGAILSVIVLYWHKLYPFSAKKSGLERKASFDIWKKVIVGFIPAMVLGFLFGDFIEEKLFNPTTVAIMLIIGGIAILLLEKRSDSFKINSFDELTYKNAFIIGTIQCLAMIPGTSRSASTIIGGMLRGTSREIAAEYSFFLAIPTMAGATAYSLLKNGLSISSGEWTTLLSGIFFSFLIAMAVISFFMNYIKKHDFKIFAYYRIVLGILVLLLF; the protein is encoded by the coding sequence ATGCACGATATTTTGAAATCATTCATACTTTCTCTCGTGGAGGGCGTTACAGAATTTTTGCCCATAAGCAGCACAGGCCATCTTATTCTCGTCAATAAATGGGTTCAGTTTTCAGGCTCTTTTTCAAACTCATTCAACGTCATAATACAGTTTGGAGCAATTCTTTCTGTTATTGTTCTTTATTGGCATAAGCTCTATCCCTTCAGTGCAAAAAAGAGCGGGCTTGAACGCAAGGCCTCTTTCGACATATGGAAAAAGGTAATAGTGGGCTTCATTCCTGCTATGGTGCTTGGATTCCTGTTTGGCGATTTTATAGAGGAAAAACTCTTTAATCCCACTACAGTTGCAATAATGCTCATAATAGGGGGTATAGCTATTCTGCTTCTTGAAAAGCGCTCCGATAGCTTCAAGATAAACTCCTTTGACGAGCTTACATACAAAAATGCCTTTATAATAGGCACAATACAGTGTCTGGCCATGATTCCGGGCACGTCCAGGTCTGCATCTACAATAATCGGCGGTATGCTCAGAGGCACCTCCAGAGAGATTGCAGCCGAGTATTCCTTCTTTTTGGCAATACCTACAATGGCTGGTGCAACTGCGTATTCGCTGCTTAAAAACGGGCTTTCCATTTCCAGCGGTGAATGGACGACTCTGCTCTCAGGCATATTTTTTTCATTCCTGATAGCCATGGCAGTAATATCGTTTTTCATGAACTACATCAAAAAGCATGACTTCAAAATTTTTGCCTACTACAGGATAGTTCTTGGAATTCTTGTCCTTTTATTATTTTAA
- a CDS encoding FtsK/SpoIIIE family DNA translocase — protein MNKLKKARKGQERKKRASREAAKKNGRANIFEGIAIAFAAMFMLLSLMGMATGEIGRWTRLLLGGIFSSFSIAVPLLLIWISAGKLSSNIESIKFTRYRLHYVFFAGCLLLYCVVNAAALQASISGMGDIKRAFVAGESMQGCGLAGLLVSASIVRLIGSDGSMLMGISLLLFSVAFGFDVPLLKKTAQLLKGVISFALKSTKAAFTAAQKRKKKVPVRKKEAKPSEEFEIVDFKITNSPQDNRASLEAVENISVQGKESAEAAEAPPKEAKDGLNVSEEQSQICYCNYNIPPVTMLSRNESISSSGDKMEIKDTVKMLEKTLLDFGVDAKVSQVSIGPAITRYEIQPKSGVKVSKIVNLSDDIALNLAAQSIRIEAPIPGKSAVGIEVPNKSRESVHLRDIVESGAFKAAKSKLSFAIGKDISGAPVVADIAKMPHMLIAGATGAGKSVCVNSLIMSILLNARPDEVKFIMIDPKVVELSGYNGIPHLLIPVVTDTKKAAMALNWAVSEMTRRYGVFAENNARDIEGYNQKADEKLPQIIVIIDELADLMMASPKEVEDSICRLAQMARAAGMHLVIATQRPSVDVITGLIKANIPSRIAFAVSSSTDSRTIIDSGGAEKLLGRGDMLFYPVGQSKPTRVQGAFVDEGEIKSVVEFVKDQEFKQESESGGISQEIESMATAEEEFEDELMSEAIELVISSNQASASMLQRRLRVGFNRAARMIEEMEKKGIIGPSEGSKPRRVLRSRED, from the coding sequence GTGAATAAGTTGAAAAAAGCCAGAAAAGGGCAGGAAAGAAAAAAAAGAGCCTCCAGGGAGGCCGCAAAGAAAAACGGCCGTGCAAATATTTTCGAAGGCATAGCCATTGCTTTTGCTGCAATGTTCATGCTGCTAAGCCTTATGGGGATGGCGACGGGCGAAATCGGAAGATGGACAAGGCTGCTGCTTGGCGGAATTTTTTCAAGCTTTTCCATTGCGGTGCCGCTTCTGCTCATATGGATATCGGCTGGAAAGCTTTCTTCAAACATAGAGAGCATCAAGTTCACAAGATACAGGCTTCATTACGTGTTTTTCGCAGGCTGCCTGCTGCTGTATTGCGTTGTAAATGCGGCTGCTCTTCAGGCGAGTATAAGCGGAATGGGAGACATTAAGAGGGCATTTGTTGCAGGAGAGAGCATGCAAGGCTGCGGGCTTGCAGGCCTTTTAGTTTCGGCTAGTATTGTAAGGCTTATAGGAAGCGACGGCAGCATGCTAATGGGCATATCCTTGCTTCTCTTTTCGGTGGCATTTGGATTTGATGTGCCACTGCTTAAAAAAACCGCCCAGTTACTTAAAGGCGTGATTTCATTTGCACTCAAATCAACAAAGGCGGCATTTACTGCAGCGCAAAAGCGCAAGAAGAAGGTTCCGGTGAGGAAGAAAGAGGCAAAACCAAGCGAAGAATTTGAAATAGTAGACTTCAAAATAACAAACTCGCCTCAGGATAACAGGGCGTCTTTGGAAGCTGTTGAAAATATTTCGGTGCAGGGCAAGGAATCGGCTGAAGCTGCCGAGGCTCCGCCTAAAGAAGCAAAAGACGGCCTAAACGTCAGCGAGGAGCAATCGCAGATTTGCTATTGCAACTATAACATACCTCCTGTGACAATGCTAAGCAGAAATGAAAGCATAAGCAGCAGCGGGGACAAGATGGAAATAAAGGATACGGTAAAGATGCTTGAGAAGACACTGCTTGATTTTGGGGTGGACGCAAAAGTCAGCCAGGTTAGCATAGGCCCTGCGATAACAAGATACGAGATACAGCCAAAATCAGGAGTCAAGGTAAGCAAGATTGTAAATCTTTCTGATGACATCGCACTCAACCTTGCGGCTCAAAGCATAAGAATAGAGGCGCCGATACCGGGCAAGTCTGCGGTCGGCATTGAAGTTCCAAACAAATCAAGGGAGAGCGTACACCTTAGGGATATTGTGGAATCAGGCGCATTCAAGGCTGCCAAATCGAAGTTGAGCTTTGCCATAGGCAAGGACATTTCAGGAGCTCCTGTGGTTGCTGATATCGCAAAGATGCCGCACATGCTTATTGCAGGCGCCACAGGAGCGGGAAAAAGCGTATGCGTAAACTCGCTAATAATGAGCATTTTGCTGAACGCAAGGCCGGACGAGGTCAAGTTCATAATGATAGATCCCAAGGTGGTTGAGCTCAGCGGCTACAACGGCATACCACACCTGCTGATACCTGTAGTGACTGACACTAAGAAGGCGGCCATGGCCCTTAACTGGGCGGTATCAGAGATGACAAGGCGATATGGAGTATTTGCAGAAAACAACGCCAGGGACATCGAGGGCTACAATCAGAAAGCAGATGAAAAGCTGCCCCAGATAATAGTGATAATCGACGAGCTTGCGGACCTTATGATGGCAAGCCCCAAGGAAGTAGAGGATTCGATATGCCGCCTTGCCCAGATGGCCAGGGCTGCAGGCATGCATCTTGTCATAGCCACGCAAAGGCCTTCTGTAGACGTTATTACTGGCCTGATAAAAGCCAATATACCGTCACGAATAGCTTTTGCTGTATCCTCATCGACTGATTCAAGGACTATAATCGATTCCGGCGGCGCCGAGAAGCTCCTCGGCAGAGGCGACATGCTGTTTTATCCTGTGGGTCAAAGCAAGCCTACAAGAGTCCAGGGAGCGTTTGTAGATGAAGGAGAGATCAAGAGCGTCGTGGAGTTTGTAAAGGATCAGGAATTCAAGCAGGAATCCGAATCAGGCGGGATTTCGCAGGAAATAGAAAGCATGGCCACGGCAGAGGAGGAATTCGAGGACGAGCTCATGTCGGAAGCCATTGAGCTTGTAATATCGTCAAACCAGGCTTCGGCCTCAATGCTTCAGAGGAGGCTGCGCGTCGGCTTCAACAGGGCGGCAAGGATGATAGAGGAAATGGAGAAAAAAGGCATAATAGGACCTAGCGAGGGAAGCAAGCCAAGGAGAGTGTTGCGTTCAAGAGAGGACTAG
- the recA gene encoding recombinase RecA translates to MDDKRKALDSAIAQIEKDFGKGSIMKLGADSRLNVESVPTGSLGLDIAIGIGGVPRGRVVEIYGPESSGKTTVSLHIIAEAQKKGGITAFIDAEHALDPVYARNLGVDLDNLVISQPDTGEQALEITEALVRSGAIDVIVVDSVAALVPRAEIEGDMGDSHMGLQARLMSQALRKLAGAMNKSNCSAIFINQLREKIGVMFGNPETTTGGRALKFYSSVRLDVRRIEAIKQGDEVVGNRTRVKVVKNKVAPPFKQCEFDIMYGEGISKIGEILDIGVEIDVVNKSGSWYSYNDIKLGQGRENSKKFLLDNKEMADEIEKAIRAHFDLEKDEQMSAKDKEAKDKKADKIV, encoded by the coding sequence ATGGATGATAAGAGAAAAGCTCTAGACAGCGCCATTGCACAGATAGAAAAGGATTTTGGAAAAGGCTCGATAATGAAGCTCGGTGCGGATTCCAGGCTCAATGTGGAATCAGTACCGACAGGCTCGCTCGGACTTGACATAGCAATAGGAATAGGCGGAGTACCAAGGGGAAGGGTAGTTGAGATTTACGGTCCGGAATCTTCTGGTAAGACGACTGTTTCACTTCATATAATAGCTGAAGCACAAAAAAAAGGCGGCATAACAGCTTTTATAGATGCAGAGCATGCTCTTGACCCGGTATACGCAAGGAACCTTGGAGTTGATCTGGATAATCTTGTTATTTCCCAGCCGGACACTGGAGAGCAGGCCCTCGAGATCACAGAGGCGCTTGTAAGAAGCGGAGCCATAGACGTAATAGTTGTAGACTCGGTGGCGGCACTAGTGCCTAGAGCTGAAATAGAGGGCGATATGGGCGATTCTCACATGGGTCTTCAGGCGAGGCTTATGTCTCAGGCGCTCAGGAAGCTTGCAGGCGCCATGAACAAGTCAAACTGTTCGGCCATATTCATAAACCAGCTCAGGGAAAAAATAGGCGTAATGTTTGGAAATCCCGAGACCACCACTGGCGGAAGAGCGCTCAAGTTCTATTCATCTGTAAGACTCGATGTAAGAAGAATCGAGGCGATTAAGCAAGGCGATGAAGTTGTCGGAAACAGGACAAGAGTCAAGGTCGTAAAGAACAAGGTGGCGCCTCCTTTCAAGCAGTGCGAGTTTGACATAATGTATGGAGAAGGCATATCTAAAATAGGCGAGATACTCGACATAGGCGTAGAAATAGATGTAGTAAACAAGTCGGGGTCATGGTACAGCTATAACGACATAAAGCTTGGCCAGGGCAGGGAGAACTCAAAGAAATTCCTCCTGGACAACAAAGAGATGGCAGATGAGATTGAAAAAGCCATAAGAGCCCATTTCGACCTTGAAAAGGACGAACAGATGTCTGCAAAAGACAAGGAAGCGAAAGACAAGAAGGCAGATAAAATAGTATAA
- a CDS encoding anthranilate synthase component II: MILMIDNYDSFTYNLVQYLSSLNEEVMVYRNDEITIEMIENMNPDIIVISPGPCTPDEAGISKQAVEIFKGRIPILGICLGHQTIGRVFGGNIVKANEPVHGKVHEISHDGKGVFEGLKNPLKVTRYHSLVVEKETLPECLEISAQTKDGEIMGLRHKEYEIEGVQFHPEAILTEMGLEMLRNFLVQAKQRRMK; the protein is encoded by the coding sequence TTGATTCTCATGATAGACAATTATGATTCGTTTACGTACAACCTTGTGCAATATCTCTCGAGCCTTAACGAAGAGGTCATGGTTTATCGAAATGACGAAATCACAATAGAAATGATAGAAAATATGAATCCAGATATCATAGTAATATCGCCTGGCCCCTGCACTCCTGATGAGGCAGGGATATCCAAGCAGGCCGTTGAAATATTCAAGGGCAGAATACCAATACTCGGAATATGCCTCGGCCATCAGACAATAGGAAGGGTGTTTGGGGGCAACATAGTAAAAGCCAACGAACCAGTACACGGCAAGGTGCATGAGATATCCCACGACGGGAAAGGTGTTTTCGAAGGCTTGAAGAATCCTCTGAAAGTCACAAGATACCATTCTCTCGTAGTTGAAAAGGAAACTCTCCCTGAGTGCCTGGAGATAAGCGCCCAGACAAAGGATGGCGAGATAATGGGTTTAAGGCACAAGGAGTATGAAATAGAAGGCGTCCAGTTCCACCCTGAAGCCATACTGACTGAAATGGGACTTGAAATGCTCAGGAACTTCCTTGTACAGGCAAAGCAAAGGAGGATGAAATAG
- the rimO gene encoding 30S ribosomal protein S12 methylthiotransferase RimO, which yields MYKIAIESLGCSKNLNDSEIMAGILEKNGYKLITEFEAADIIIVNTCGFIESAKEESVDVILEMAGYKKSAALKYLIVTGCMAQRYSQELQSEIPEIDLILGTTSFPQIAKAIEGLDSQGKLSIIEDIDKDIAENLPKKKLTPDYMAYVKIAEGCDNKCTYCIIPKLRGKYRSRKIEDIVAEVEELAKSGVKEVILIAQDTSRYGIDIYGKKTLPTLLRRLSQIEAIEWIRVLYTYPEEIDSELIDAVKNSKKVCSYFDMPVQHSSNRILKLMNRKTTREDMLNKISLIRKAIPDAVIRTTLIVGFPQESAEDFEDLKDFVRTARFDRLGAFTYSKEEGTAAANLPGQVDEAVKLARKEEVMLLQQEISLQNNMKRVGESCRVILEEKLEEGLYSGRSQKEAPEIDGLIYVKAKGELPVGGFVDVRIVEATEYDVKGETI from the coding sequence ATGTATAAAATTGCAATTGAATCGCTGGGATGCTCAAAGAACCTGAACGACTCGGAGATAATGGCGGGGATTCTCGAAAAAAACGGCTACAAGCTTATAACCGAGTTTGAAGCTGCGGACATAATAATAGTAAACACATGCGGCTTCATCGAGTCGGCCAAGGAAGAATCGGTTGACGTCATACTTGAAATGGCGGGCTATAAAAAAAGCGCAGCTTTGAAATATCTGATAGTGACAGGCTGCATGGCCCAAAGGTACAGCCAGGAGCTGCAAAGCGAAATACCAGAGATAGACCTCATACTGGGCACAACCAGCTTTCCTCAGATAGCCAAGGCCATAGAGGGCTTGGACAGCCAGGGCAAACTCAGCATAATCGAGGACATAGACAAGGATATAGCTGAAAATCTGCCAAAGAAAAAGCTGACGCCGGATTATATGGCATACGTTAAAATAGCGGAGGGCTGCGACAACAAATGCACATACTGCATAATACCGAAGCTAAGGGGAAAATACAGGAGCAGAAAGATAGAGGATATAGTAGCGGAGGTTGAAGAGCTTGCCAAATCCGGAGTAAAAGAAGTGATCCTAATAGCGCAGGATACCTCTAGATACGGCATTGACATATACGGCAAAAAAACGCTCCCGACGCTGCTCCGGAGGCTTTCGCAAATTGAAGCGATTGAATGGATAAGGGTGCTCTACACATACCCGGAGGAGATAGACAGCGAGCTCATAGATGCCGTAAAAAACAGCAAAAAGGTATGCAGCTATTTCGATATGCCGGTTCAGCACAGCAGCAACAGGATTCTAAAGCTGATGAACAGAAAGACGACGAGAGAGGATATGCTCAATAAAATAAGCCTTATAAGAAAGGCTATTCCGGATGCCGTAATAAGGACAACGCTCATAGTCGGCTTTCCTCAGGAAAGCGCAGAGGACTTTGAGGATCTCAAGGATTTCGTAAGGACGGCGAGATTTGACAGGCTTGGAGCATTTACATACTCCAAGGAGGAGGGAACCGCGGCAGCCAATCTACCAGGGCAAGTGGACGAGGCGGTAAAGCTCGCCAGAAAAGAAGAGGTAATGCTCTTGCAGCAGGAAATTTCACTTCAAAACAATATGAAACGAGTCGGTGAAAGCTGCCGTGTCATATTGGAGGAAAAGCTCGAGGAAGGACTCTACTCAGGAAGAAGCCAGAAGGAAGCGCCCGAGATAGACGGCCTTATATATGTAAAGGCAAAGGGAGAGCTCCCTGTTGGAGGCTTTGTCGATGTAAGGATAGTTGAGGCTACAGAATACGATGTCAAGGGGGAAACGATATGA
- the mnmH gene encoding tRNA 2-selenouridine(34) synthase MnmH → MKTKVIEIDEALRLDNCIFIDVRSPGEYTDNRIMNARNLPLLDDDERKIVGTLYKNMGKEDAVERGLELVSPKLSEYYKQFAQIAGEYENVVVYCSRGGMRSKSVVELMNSTGMNVLQLKGGYKSYRNYVIDYLSRVGEHKKFIVLHGLTGVGKTEVLKLLQDEFCVLDLEELAKNCGSVFGHICYVEDPPSQKLFETAIFDAIYNSQDEYIFTESESKRVGSVMLPNEIYEMIVSPDSLHILLEASLSDRTKRLVDQYVRLSLKDDEKLMEAVGYLRKRMGNEKVDFLLERIAAKDYSGAVEKLIGEYYDPMYNYSIDKYKYDDRINTDDIDSALGSIRNFKAALSNT, encoded by the coding sequence TTGAAAACTAAGGTTATTGAAATAGACGAGGCTCTCAGGCTTGATAATTGCATATTCATAGATGTAAGATCTCCTGGTGAGTATACTGATAACAGGATAATGAATGCGAGGAATCTGCCCCTTTTGGATGATGATGAGAGGAAGATAGTTGGTACTCTCTATAAGAACATGGGCAAGGAGGATGCGGTTGAAAGGGGACTCGAGCTTGTCTCCCCCAAGCTATCCGAATACTATAAGCAGTTTGCACAAATAGCAGGCGAGTATGAGAATGTAGTCGTATACTGCTCAAGGGGCGGCATGCGAAGCAAATCAGTAGTTGAGCTGATGAATTCCACAGGCATGAATGTGCTCCAGCTAAAGGGCGGCTACAAATCATACAGAAACTATGTCATAGACTACCTGAGCCGAGTGGGCGAACACAAGAAATTCATAGTGCTTCACGGCCTCACGGGAGTCGGCAAGACGGAGGTGCTCAAGCTGCTTCAGGATGAGTTTTGCGTGCTCGATCTCGAGGAGCTTGCCAAGAATTGCGGCTCGGTATTTGGACACATATGCTATGTTGAGGATCCGCCGTCGCAGAAGCTGTTTGAGACAGCAATATTCGACGCTATATACAACTCGCAGGATGAGTATATATTCACAGAAAGCGAGAGCAAGAGGGTGGGCAGTGTTATGCTGCCAAACGAAATATATGAAATGATAGTAAGCCCGGATTCGCTGCACATACTGCTTGAAGCAAGTCTTTCGGATAGAACAAAAAGGCTTGTGGACCAGTATGTAAGGTTGAGCCTCAAGGATGATGAAAAGCTCATGGAGGCCGTAGGCTATCTTAGAAAACGTATGGGCAATGAGAAGGTGGACTTTCTGCTTGAGCGCATAGCTGCAAAGGACTATAGCGGAGCAGTCGAGAAGCTCATTGGAGAGTATTATGATCCGATGTATAATTATTCAATAGACAAGTATAAATACGATGATCGTATAAACACTGACGACATAGACAGCGCGCTTGGGAGCATTAGGAATTTCAAAGCGGCGCTTTCCAACACATAA
- the pgsA gene encoding CDP-diacylglycerol--glycerol-3-phosphate 3-phosphatidyltransferase, with protein MNLANKLTIFRMALVPVFMLIMLADFKYSLYAAALIFALASFTDFLDGYIARKYNMITNFGKLMDPLADKVLVSAALITMVETGMLSSWIPVIIISREFTISIIRAIAASSGVVIAASKWGKLKTISQIAAILLMLLGVPGGIYVMWLAAILTVYSGYDYIRLNKSIIA; from the coding sequence ATGAACCTGGCAAATAAGCTGACTATTTTCAGAATGGCCCTTGTACCGGTTTTCATGCTTATAATGCTTGCTGATTTCAAATACTCGCTATATGCGGCTGCATTGATTTTTGCCCTAGCCTCATTTACAGATTTTCTGGACGGCTATATAGCCAGAAAGTACAACATGATAACTAACTTCGGCAAGCTCATGGACCCTCTTGCGGACAAGGTGCTTGTCTCGGCGGCGCTCATAACCATGGTGGAAACGGGTATGCTCTCATCCTGGATACCTGTGATTATAATATCCAGGGAGTTTACAATAAGCATTATAAGAGCAATAGCGGCATCTTCCGGAGTTGTTATTGCAGCCAGCAAGTGGGGAAAATTGAAGACTATATCACAGATAGCCGCCATACTCCTTATGCTCCTTGGAGTTCCAGGCGGCATATATGTAATGTGGCTTGCAGCCATACTAACAGTATACTCTGGATATGACTATATAAGGCTGAACAAGTCCATAATAGCATAA
- a CDS encoding PadR family transcriptional regulator yields MENRRNHLLAPRSVFNTTELYRMYVLKELSLGKSIYGKQIFDAFSEHFEGYPFPVSYSTIYTTLHKLEAEGFIKSWWKDDSSSKNRSTRLYRITDEGIRYFKLKDRDTLDSLKKTKALIDKFIELLSL; encoded by the coding sequence ATGGAAAATAGAAGAAACCACCTTTTAGCTCCCCGATCTGTTTTCAACACCACTGAGCTTTACAGGATGTATGTTCTAAAGGAGCTTTCGCTTGGCAAATCGATATACGGCAAGCAGATATTCGACGCATTCAGCGAGCATTTTGAAGGATATCCGTTCCCCGTATCTTACAGCACTATATACACCACTCTCCACAAGCTTGAGGCCGAGGGCTTCATAAAGAGCTGGTGGAAAGATGATTCCTCGTCTAAAAACCGTTCCACAAGGCTCTACAGGATTACAGACGAGGGAATAAGATACTTCAAGCTAAAAGACAGGGATACTCTAGACTCACTCAAAAAAACAAAAGCACTGATTGACAAGTTCATAGAGCTGTTGAGCCTTTAG
- a CDS encoding histidine phosphatase family protein, which translates to MKRIYLTRHGQTEWNVQKRFQGHRDSNLTEMGVRQAQWLRDYMKNKPIDRVYSSPLPRAYTTAQIVTEGMDIEIERRDGLKEMNFGVWEGMSESDIKESSAEQLHNFWNRPHMFEPVGGESYEEASKRITEEFEDIVKSSSGSNLLMVVHGVVLKLILLHAENGCMEDLWQPPFVHPASLSILEYDERQDSYRVIKKSDISHYKDQI; encoded by the coding sequence ATGAAGAGGATATATCTGACAAGGCACGGGCAGACAGAGTGGAATGTTCAAAAAAGATTTCAGGGGCACAGGGATTCTAACCTGACGGAAATGGGAGTAAGGCAGGCTCAGTGGCTAAGGGATTATATGAAGAATAAGCCAATTGACAGGGTATACTCAAGTCCGCTGCCCAGGGCATACACCACTGCACAGATAGTAACAGAGGGAATGGACATTGAAATAGAAAGGCGTGACGGGCTCAAGGAGATGAATTTCGGAGTCTGGGAGGGAATGTCAGAAAGCGATATAAAAGAAAGTAGCGCTGAGCAGCTGCATAATTTCTGGAACAGGCCTCACATGTTTGAACCAGTTGGAGGAGAAAGCTATGAAGAGGCCAGCAAAAGGATAACAGAAGAATTTGAAGACATAGTCAAGAGCAGCAGCGGCTCGAACCTGCTGATGGTGGTTCACGGCGTGGTACTCAAGCTCATACTGCTCCATGCTGAAAACGGCTGCATGGAGGACCTTTGGCAGCCGCCGTTTGTACATCCTGCAAGCCTTAGCATATTGGAATACGATGAAAGGCAGGATTCATACAGAGTCATTAAAAAATCCGACATTTCCCATTACAAAGACCAAATTTAA